ACGCTGGCTGACCAGACAGATACTTTGACACACCAGGGAAAAGGGCTCTATCTCCAGTGCTATCCATCCAAATTTCCTGATGCTCGCTCGTTGCAGGAATCCACACCATCACATGATCAAAAAAAACATCCACTAATCCAGTATCTGATTTTCCACTGGCTGGGGTCTGGACAAGAACAGGATACGCTTCCACACCTAACCCTTTTAACAGCGCTAAAGCAAGCGTTGTCTGGTCCTTACAATCTCCATACCCGTTGTGAAGTGTTTCGTTTGGGCTGTGAGGATCGTATCCGCCCCGTCCCAAGTGGGCCGAAATATAACGTACATTATTTTCTAGATATTCATAAACAGCTCTAATTTTTGTTATATCGTTTCCATTTTCGACAGACTTAAGCTGTTTAATCACTTTTTCTAACTCAGCAGTACTACCTAATTTCCCCTCCACTTTCTTCCAGAACCAACTATCAACTTTTTGCCAATCTTTAGTATTCGAACTCTTAATTGCCAAATACACTTCAGAAAAAGGAGGCATGAAATCTTCTATAGCCACACCGTCAATATTTTTTACTGTCCAGCTTTTCACACTGTACTGTTTCGAAACGGTAGATTTGGGTGCAACATTCAAACCACCAAAAAGTTGATGCTTCATTTCGATAGAGCTTGGCGTGGTTAATTGATATTGATAATTAACAACCGGGTCGGCCCTCCAGCCATTATCTGCCGCACGTCTTTGAAACCAGTGCGGTGTACTTAGATCGCTGTAAACAGTATCTATTGCAACCTTTTTGGTCTCTGTCCTGAATTGAAATTCTATTATTGAACCCGGCTCAACTTCGGGCAGGGAAAAAACCATCTCACTTTTCTCATCATAAAAGTTTGTCCCCGACAACGCCTTAATCTGTATGGCATCAGGTTGAACAGCTTTAAGCTCCCCTTTTGAGTTTAAAACATTCGCAAAATCAATCTCAGCATTCGCATAATAATGATTAAAAGAAACATTAATACGCCCATAATCTCGGGCAGCTATGAGATCATTGATCTGTATAGAGTAATAGCGCTCTCGTATCCATGTTCCATTCTCCTCGAGACGGCTTTTTTGGATCGAGTACAGAATATTAGCCCCTGTAGCTCCCGTAACTGTAGTTTGATCTTTTAACTCTGGAGCAAGGC
The DNA window shown above is from Pseudomonadales bacterium and carries:
- a CDS encoding DUF3857 domain-containing protein yields the protein MFIRFFLFFFLAYLYCHSCIANQRLAPELKDQTTVTGATGANILYSIQKSRLEENGTWIRERYYSIQINDLIAARDYGRINVSFNHYYANAEIDFANVLNSKGELKAVQPDAIQIKALSGTNFYDEKSEMVFSLPEVEPGSIIEFQFRTETKKVAIDTVYSDLSTPHWFQRRAADNGWRADPVVNYQYQLTTPSSIEMKHQLFGGLNVAPKSTVSKQYSVKSWTVKNIDGVAIEDFMPPFSEVYLAIKSSNTKDWQKVDSWFWKKVEGKLGSTAELEKVIKQLKSVENGNDITKIRAVYEYLENNVRYISAHLGRGGYDPHSPNETLHNGYGDCKDQTTLALALLKGLGVEAYPVLVQTPASGKSDTGLVDVFFDHVMVWIPATSEHQEIWMDSTGDRALFPGVSKYLSGQPAFIVDGAGGELRNIEQKDTENTGHIDLVYRVIGSQIIAEVSVSHSGIFEEFTRNWWQRSTNRNTELKQLLSTIFEDNGQYSLTAEVNNADNIFNPVEIVARFSFDELDDPEELIRLGASASQLLSFFGANRGMQTPESRINRYINPYNITLSMNVRFEAPENRVTAVVASAEGAGKGYFLIEQEGFYDASDYVVKVKYTRPKLDLSVKEYENFYNSTVKIPELGGWVVALQFDKVRNEEEVLEDVKRAHGDNSFVYLLGLARYQINIGEFNRALKPAEKAVKMDSNSAEAWYTLGVVQGFSGDLEESEKSFEKAKRLGYEF